CAATGAAGGGAGAATTCATATGACAACATATGATGTCACATTCAACACCGTCGATGGCAAGTCGCTGATTAAGCGCAACGTGGAAAGCGACCACGAAAACGCCCGGGTCTGGGAGGACGCGGTTGAGCGATTTGACGCCGATCACCTCTACATCAAAATGAACGACAAGACAATGGTCAGCCTTTTGCGGCGCGCCGTTGTTCGTATCGACATGACTGAATTACCTAGTGATGTCGAAAAAAAGGCTAATCGCCGAGATGAATTTCGTAATGCTATGTACACATTAAGTCAAATCGGGCTGTGACCTGATTGCCGCTAAGCCTTGTTGCCATTTCAAATGGCAGCGGGGCTTTTTTGATGGGATCGTTAGCAGATAAAGCTGACTGTGATTGCCTTTAAAAGCAATTGAAATGGCACAAAGACAAAAAATCCTCCGCAACAGCAAAGTCGCGGAGGTCATGATTTTATATTTTTAAAGCACGCTTCTGGCTGAATTAGTCAGCATAGTTGAAGTGTGTTAATGGTGCGTGCTTCACATCAGCAATCGTCTTAGTGCCAGCAAGTTGCATGATGATTTCAAGTTCGTGATCAATCTGCTCGAACACGCTTTGAACACCTTCTGCACCACCCAAAGCCAAGCCATAGATCACTGGCCGGCCAAAGGCAACTAGATCAGCACCGGCTGCTAACGCTTTGAAGGCGTGACTGCCGCGCCGAACACCAGAATCAAAGATGATTGGAACGCGCTTGTTAACTGCCTTTGCGATCGCTGGCAAAACGTCGAAGGATGCCGGACCACCGTTCAACTGACGGCCGCCATGGTTGGAAACATAAATCGCGGCTGCACCGGCACCAATTGCGCGCAAAGCATCTTCAGGAGACTGAACCCCTTTGACGATGACTGGCAGATCGGTGTATTCGGCAATTCGACGAACATCGTCTTCACTGATCTTTTGAGCAGCAGAGGCATAAATCTCGCCAATTCCTTTGCCTTTACCGTCACCGGCTGAATACTTTTCCAAGTTCGGCATTGGAATTGGGAACTGGAAGTTGTTAATGATATCTTCTTCACGATAACCATCAACAGTGGCATCAACCGTCAAAATGATGCCCTTCACACCGGCCTTCTTAGCCTCATCGAGCAAGCTCTTGTTGAAGTCCCAATCCTTACTCATGTACAGTTGGAACAACTGCGGTGCGCCATTGCCGGCCGCGGCTGTATCAGCGATGGATGTTGAGCTGTAGGTACTCTGAGCCATCAACCCGCCAACAGCTGCAACGCCCCGCGCAGTATCTTTTTCGCCTTGGCTATGAGCCAAACCTTGCGCAGCAGTCGGTGCCATCATAATTGGCGTCTTGAGATCAATGCCCAAGAAGTTGGTGGACAGATCTGGAGAATCAATGTTGGACAATGCCTTAGGAACAATCTGAGCGTGATTAAACGCCTTTGTGTTTTCGGCCAAGGTCCACTCATCTTCAGAACCCCCGACGATATAACCATAACCGCCAGTAGGAATAATCTTCTTTGCTTCATCTGCCAATGACGGCAAGTTCAAAATGTTCAATTTCTTTTCTGCATCGCTTTGTTCGTAACCATTAACAACTGTCATGTGTAAAAAGCCTCCCAAAATTGCTTACTTATCAGAACACAGATAAATGTATCACTTATAATTAGTAAGTAAAGGGATTTTGCTAATTTTTTGTAAGTGGTTATAGTGCGGCTTTGTTCCTACAAAAAAAGAACGCCATCTGTCGGCGTTCTCTCTGGTTTGACCAATCGGAGCTACATCCCCCGATTTAGTCCTCTTTTTTCTTAGTCTTATCTACAACGTCATTGAACTTCTCGGCTACTTTATCTTTTGCTTCGCCAAGTTTTTCTTTCACGTCGCCAGCAATCTGTTGGGCCTTACCCTTAGCTTCGGTTGATTCATCACCAGTTAATTTACCAGCGGTTTCTTTAACCTTGCCGCTAACCTTGTCTTTTGCTGCATCATAATCTGTCATATGATTTCCTCCTTCTTTGCTTAATTTAAGGATACCAAGTTGACATTATGCCATGCCACTTTGGGGCTCACGCAACCTCTAAGGAAAATAAAAAAGTCTG
This genomic window from Lacticaseibacillus paracasei subsp. paracasei contains:
- a CDS encoding lactate oxidase, producing MTVVNGYEQSDAEKKLNILNLPSLADEAKKIIPTGGYGYIVGGSEDEWTLAENTKAFNHAQIVPKALSNIDSPDLSTNFLGIDLKTPIMMAPTAAQGLAHSQGEKDTARGVAAVGGLMAQSTYSSTSIADTAAAGNGAPQLFQLYMSKDWDFNKSLLDEAKKAGVKGIILTVDATVDGYREEDIINNFQFPIPMPNLEKYSAGDGKGKGIGEIYASAAQKISEDDVRRIAEYTDLPVIVKGVQSPEDALRAIGAGAAAIYVSNHGGRQLNGGPASFDVLPAIAKAVNKRVPIIFDSGVRRGSHAFKALAAGADLVAFGRPVIYGLALGGAEGVQSVFEQIDHELEIIMQLAGTKTIADVKHAPLTHFNYAD
- a CDS encoding chromosome partitioning protein ParB: MTTYDVTFNTVDGKSLIKRNVESDHENARVWEDAVERFDADHLYIKMNDKTMVSLLRRAVVRIDMTELPSDVEKKANRRDEFRNAMYTLSQIGL
- a CDS encoding CsbD family protein; translation: MTDYDAAKDKVSGKVKETAGKLTGDESTEAKGKAQQIAGDVKEKLGEAKDKVAEKFNDVVDKTKKKED